The Carettochelys insculpta isolate YL-2023 chromosome 23, ASM3395843v1, whole genome shotgun sequence genome has a window encoding:
- the NBL1 gene encoding neuroblastoma suppressor of tumorigenicity 1 — MMFRFLVAALFPAVILTAPPPINKLALFPDKSAWCEAKNITQIVGHSGCESKSIQNRACLGQCFSYSVPNTFPQSTESLVHCDSCMPAQSMWEIVTLDCPGNAEIPRVDKLVEKILRCSCQACGKEPSHEGALFNVYLNAEENLTAEGHSPHHYAHHQQEAEDAPMSSRHREEEGGEE; from the exons ATGATGTTCCGGTTCCTGGTGGCTGCCCTCTTCCCAGCTGTGATCCTGACTGCGCCGCCACCCATCAACAAACTGGCCCTTTTCCCGGACAAGAGCGCCTGGTGTGAGGCGAAGAATATCACCCAGATTGTGGGGCACAGCGGCTGCGAGTCGAAGTCCATCCAGAACAG GGCCTGCCTGGGACAGTGCTTCAGCTACAGTGTCCCCAACACCTTTCCTCAGTCGACAGAGTCCCTGGTGCACTGTGACTCCTGCATGCCCGCACAGTCCATGTGGGAAATT GTGACGCTGGATTGCCCGGGCAATGCTGAGATCCCCAGAGTGGACAAGCTGGTGGAGAAGATTCTCCGGTGCAGCTGCCAGGCCTGTGGGAAGGAACCAAGCCACGAGGGGGCACTCTTCAACGTCTACCTGAACGCGGAGGAGAACCTGACCGCCGAGGGCCACAGCCCCCATCATTACGCACATCACCAGCAGGAGGCGGAAGACGCTCCCATGTCCAGCCGCCaccgggaggaggaggggggcgagGAGTGA